CTGGCAAGAAGCCCAAACAGAAAGTTCATCTTTTAGAAAGGTACATTAGGTTTTCTTGCAGTGTACGTGGTATTTTTTGCTATTaatcttgatctaccattagcTCCTAGTGTGTGCCTTATGAGGTGATCAGGGGCCACTAGTATAGATCGCTGTtttgtttcccattttttctATGTGTGATCTTTTAGCAATTTTCGGTGGCTTGCCACGTCCGTTACTTTTGAATTGAACCATGAAGTTTATCTGATACTTTTAATGTCTCCATAATTCTGTACTGTAGCCTAAAGTGGAGGAAGTCTGATGTTAGGAAGCCTAATTTCATTGAACAACTTCATGGCGTTGCACGACTACTATCACAGGTATTATCCGATGGCTCAATGCTATTATCAAACTCTAATTTTGGGCAAACCCGAAATTAAGCTAAATATTGGGCACTCCCTCAACCTCAAATAGCAATGTTACTTGTTCCCAATTGCTTACTTTCCTCTCTATATAGGGGGATATCTTCATTTTACTGTGGATATCTTCACTGTACTGTATATCTGTGCAGATGGTTGAACCAATGTTGAAGGCAGCATGGTATCCTTCTTTTCTTGGCAGGATACAACagattcatttgcatcttaaaTTTAGCAAAGGCAGAAAAGCATATTCATTTTATGGATACATGTCCAATTTTTCCCTTTGATTTTACAGGAGCTACCAAATCATTATCAATCACTCTAGATGGACATTTATTGAATTTATGTCCTTGGTTATGCTtctaaattgtcaaaattaataTTCGTACTCTTGACTTTCAAATAGCGAGATATCGATCTTACTCGCTCGATCATTTTTCATGGGATTTTCTATGACAATCTTGTCATTGCTAGCGCGTCTCAGAGTACTAGTTCAACAGGTATGTATTTCTTGCTTATTCTATTGTTGAGGGAGTTTAGTCCAGTTTGTGCTTTTGGCCTTTTGATAGATATGTCCTGTTCCAATCGTGAGCTTTGTTGGAGCATTGACTTGGAATAGTTCAGCCAAAAGATCTAACTCTACCGTCGAAAAGATTATGGACGATATGGTCAGACTAGAAGAACACCATCGCTACCAGGTTTAAACAACTCTAGACTTTGCAACTTCAACCATTGTTGAAGTTGCCATTCCAATTGAATTAGAAGCCCGAGCTTTGAATGCTTATTCAAAACTTAATCAGAAATGATGGACCTCGGTTTTCAGCTTTAGTAAAACATGTTGGAAGAACTGGGGGAAGAGATGGGAGAACTCCTCTGTTTCTATGCTCCTTTTTCATAGCGTTTGTGTTTGCTGAAGCAATAAACAAGAGATCTATGCATAGTTTGCTTCTTTTTGGTGTTGGTCATTCTCCATACATTTTATTACAAGGTTTAGGTACTTCAGAGGCCATGACAGAAGGTAATAGGGACTGTCACATTGAATTAATTGTCACTTTTGTAACTTGCAGATGTTACTGGATGTTGTTTCAGTATTCAACGTTGTTTCTTATATTTCACAGAAAAAGCAGTCTGTAAAATTAACGCATGAAGGAATTGAGGTGAGCCAGGAACTTTTCTTTGAAGATTAAATCTACCttcacttcttacgtcacttatGATATCAAATTCCATTTAATTGGTGCAGGTTTTTAGAGAGTTTTATCCAACACATCAAGATTGTATAATGCTAGAGTGCGTATGGAAAATTGATAAGTTCATATTGCTTGAAAGCACTTGCAAGACTGAGGATAGCAATTCGACCGGTGACAGAGAAATTGCTTTACTAGGGGCACCGGCAATACAATACAGAAGCATCGACTGTTTTCTTGAAGGTTAAGATTTTTATGGTGTTTCCTAATGTGATTGATGAGCTTTGTCAGAACACCCATTATGGTCATCTTCCTTCTTGCTTCTCTCCCTTTTACTTCTACCAAAAGGACTTTCCATCCTCTACGCTATAGCTTCTCCAGCGTTTTGCATTGCAATCTGTAATTTTGAGCAAAGGGCTATACTTGCTTGTGGACCTATTTTGCCATATTTAGATACGGTGCTCTTTTGATTTTCTGTTGGGTGGTGATTTGACCTGCAATTTGTGACTCACAACCTTAATTTGCTCAACTTTCGCTCATTGAAAAGTTCTCTCATCTTGACCTACtgtttttttgttctgtttctCTATGTTCTCAAATGCTTTGCCTCTTTCGCAGATGAATGCGTGTCAATCCCTCATGAGGCTCAAATGGGTAAAGCCATTGAGCAAGCTCTACTTCGGGTTGAAGAAGATGGCACTGGATCTACTCCCAATGCCTCTATGCCTAAAGGCCATGGGTAATGTCTTGAGTGAGAAGGGGCATGTGCTATAACTGCATGAACCCCTGAGAACAGGTTCTCTGTGGATGGTCGGTTTCTTCACATGTTGAACGTATTCAACTCAacgtggagttgcaaccagaatcTCCTGAGTTATCAGGTACTAGCGGAATAATCGAAAAAATGATGCTTGCAGGGAGGTGGTAGAGCCAATGCTCATTGTAGCTGCTGAATTTGACAAGAtgtgttcgattttttttttttttgtttatcaaaaTGGATCCAATGATGGCTTAGCTTTATCTATGACACGAGGTGGAGCCTTTAGAGCCAAATCTCCTGagattttgttgaaaatttgcttcgagtttgagcccgttGAATGAAACCCGGCCAGTGAGAATGAGGAGCTCCCATGTTGCCTTCTGATGTCTTCAACCCACTGAAGAAGACTTCCTCGTGCTGCACTAAATGATCGGAGGCTTCTCTTGATTATGAATAGAGTAGTTCCTTAAACGTTGAAGAAGTGTGCCTTTGA
This sequence is a window from Rhodamnia argentea isolate NSW1041297 chromosome 3, ASM2092103v1, whole genome shotgun sequence. Protein-coding genes within it:
- the LOC115750434 gene encoding uncharacterized protein LOC115750434, with the translated sequence MMRSEVEALEERSKSSLVQLHAECAILERMVYKNKNQHRRCSYFQYLLKVRSDLRLLQSAKLANLLSSCFQVITGKKPKQKVHLLESLKWRKSDVRKPNFIEQLHGVARLLSQMVEPMLKAACEISILLARSFFMGFSMTILSLLARLRVLVQQMLLDVVSVFNVVSYISQKKQSVKLTHEGIEVFREFYPTHQDCIMLECVWKIDKFILLESTCKTEDSNSTGDREIALLGAPAIQYRSIDCFLEDECVSIPHEAQMGKAIEQALLRVEEDGTGSTPNASMPKGHG